The sequence CCGCTGCGGTCGTCGGAGGCACCGCCTCACGAGACTTCGGGGCTGGGCTCGCCATCCCCTGGCTGCTGCTGATCAGCGTCGTGCTGCTGGGCACCGGGGTGGCGGCTCTGGCGGGCCTGTATCCCGCTCGCCTGGCCGCACGGATCCCGATCGTGCGCACGATCGCCCACCACGAATAGGCGACGAGGAGGGTAGCCCGATGGCTGGGCGGTTCTGGGAGGCCTCTCCGGGCAGGGTCTGGGTCGGTCGCCTCGAGACGGGGGACGACCTGGTCGAGCAGATCGAGACCGTGTGCGCCGAGTACGGCGTGCGTGCGGCCTGGGTGAGCGCCATCGGCGCCGTGAAGCGCGCAGCGTTCGCCTATTACGAGCAGAACGACCGGCGCTACCTCGAGCTGGAGAGCAGCGAGCACCACGAGATCATCGGCTTCATCGGCAACATCTCGATCCGAGATGACCAGCCGTTCCTGCATGCGCATGCGACCTTCGGGGACCGCAGCGGGGCGGCCGTCGGTGGCCATCTGCTGCGGGGATGCGAGGTCTTCGCGGCGGAGATCCAGATCCGCGAGATGACCGGTGTCGAGCTGATTCGGACGCCGGACGAGGTGAGCGGCCTGGCCCTCTGGTAGGGCAGTCACCCGTACAATGGCGCCTCGCGCGCCCGTAGCTCAGCGGACAGAGCGGGTGGCTTCGGACCAAGAAGGCCGATGCGCTGTGGCATGAGCGTGCGGCGGGGAGCGAACGAGGCCGGGTTTTCCGCTGTCTGGAAGCCCTTTGCCTCACCAAGCGACGCGTCAGGAATCCCCGGTACAGGAGGGGTAGCCATCAGGGCTGCGAGGAGTGAGCCAGAAACTGAACCAGCCGGCATCGGTTGCAAAAGCGCCAGAGCCGAACCCATCGAGCCGAAGCTCGGGATGCGCATCGACCCCTATCCCTATCGGGTAGGTAGGAACTCCTCGCGCGCGCATGAGCCTCAGCGTCTCGAACGCCTGGGCCAGATCGAGATAGCCGCAGCGTTCCTTGCCCACCGGCCGGATTGGTCGCGGGGATCGCGTCATGCACCGATCGCCGGGCGTGGACGCGGCGAGCTCTCGATACTTCGCTGGACGCCGGGGCGGTGACCGTCGCAGCGCGGTTGACACTGGTCCGGTAGCCATTCGTCGCCCGCAGGATCGGGTCAGTGCGATCCGGAGCAGTTGCGAATGGCGCGTATACTTCGCCCGACGTTCGTCCATCCGGCGTCCATCCGGCGGCTGACTACAACCAACGGTCGAGCAGAGAGAGATATACCGCGATGATCAAGGCTTCCCGTCGACGGTGGCTCGCCATGGGTCTGGTCCTGGCGTTGATTGCCGCCTTCCCTAACGCAGCGGTCGCCAGCCATTCCTGGGGCAGCTACCACTGGGCCCGGACCACCGCCACGTTCACGCTGCTGGTGGGCGATAACGTCTCGAATACTTGGGACCCGTACCTCGATGGGGCCATCGCCGACTGGACTGCCGCGCCGAGTGACCCGACGGTCGCCGACCTGCTCGACCTGGCAGAAACTGCTGGCGGGACCAACCCCCGGAACTGCCGGCCGACGGCAGGACGGATCGAGGCCTGCAGCGCCAAGTACGGCTACACCGGCTGGCTCGGCCTGGCACAGATCTGGGTCAGCGGCAGCCACATCACGCGGGCCATCACCAAGGTCAACGACACCTACTTCAACACCGCGACCTACAACACCCCGGCCTGGCGTCGCCTGGTGATGTGCCAGGAGATCGCGCACGACTTCGGGCTCACCCACCAGGACGAGGTCTTCAACAACCGGAACCTGGGGTCGTGCATGGACTACACCAACGATCCCGATGGCGGCCCCGGCGGTTTCGTGAACGACGATCCGTCCAACGAGCACCCCAACACGCACGACTTCGAGCAGATCCAAACGATCTACGGGGGCCACACCGACAGCACCTCGACAGTCGGGCAGGTTACGGCGGCTGGAGCGCCGGGGAACGCTCCCGCCTCGTGGGGCCAACTCGTCCGCGGCTCGCGCGCGGCAGGCGTCAGCCTATATGTGCTGGATCTCGGGAACGGCCAGCGGGTCTACACCCACGTCATCTGGGCGCGCTGAGCAGTCCGCACCATCACCTAAATCAGGACCCATCTTGGCCATAACGTCGCCGAAGAGCTCACGCAGCCGCTCCACCGTGCGACACTGCATCGGCGAGCGCACGCCGG is a genomic window of Chloroflexota bacterium containing:
- a CDS encoding PPC domain-containing DNA-binding protein, producing MAGRFWEASPGRVWVGRLETGDDLVEQIETVCAEYGVRAAWVSAIGAVKRAAFAYYEQNDRRYLELESSEHHEIIGFIGNISIRDDQPFLHAHATFGDRSGAAVGGHLLRGCEVFAAEIQIREMTGVELIRTPDEVSGLALW